From the genome of Pungitius pungitius chromosome 20, fPunPun2.1, whole genome shotgun sequence:
ctgttgcccttctatcagctcgaaccagtctggccattctcctctgacctctggcatcaacaaggcatttccgcccacagaactgccgctcactggatgttttttctttttcggaccattctctgtaaaccctagagatggttgtgtgtgaaaatcccagtagattagcagtttctgaaatactcagaccagcccttctggcaccaacaatcatgccacgttcaaagtcactcaaatcacctttcttccccatactgatgctcggtttgaactgcaggagattgtcttgacaatgtctacatgcctaaatgcactgagttgccgccatgtgattggctgcttagaaattaagtgttaacgagcagttggacaggtgtacctaataaagtggccggtgagtgtatatatatggaaaaaataatacattaatcTACAGCAGCATTTtcaaatttgattattttatagtttttagACCTTTCCGACATCCAGCCTTTACTTTTCTCTAATCATGAGTCTAATTGGTTATTTTCACTTGTAATGAGAACTAAATTCACAGTTATTGGTCCCAGAGAGCGGAATTGAGAAATGATGAGGTTGACCTGAGATTTGACctttttcagaaataaaaggTGTCATGCAGACAGCTCACCTTGATGTGCCAGGACCGCcagagaggagaaaagcaaGGTACAGGTCATCAGAGCAATGGGGTTCttcatcgtcatcgtcatcgtcTCTGCGTCCTGCCCGTCTGTCTTGTTCTCTTGAGGAAGTTCTTTGTGTCCACTTCGCTCGTAAACCTTCACTTTtatcatgctgtgtgtgtgagtgagtgtgtgtgtgtgtttgactgagtgtgtgtgtgtgcgtgcgtgtgtgtgtttcatgacaAACGTCATGAAGGCAATAACCAGCTGCTGCCGAGGGTGCAAACTGTGGGCATGTGGTCAGCACTTCttagaaaaggaaagaggcaagcatgcgtgtgtgtgtgtgtgtgtgtgtgtgtgtgtgtgtttgtgcagtgtgCAGATGCACTGTGGTTTAAAGTTGCTTTCCCTGTTGAAtcttcatgtgtgtttttattttttattacatggTTTAAAATGCTGAAACATGGTTTATGAAACGTTATTTTTGGTGACAGTTATAATCGTACAgatttggatttgtttttgttgcatttgagGTGTTTTTGTTATGGGGTCTCACAATGTGCGTTTTATTTAACGTTACGGAATGTGCACGTCTAACTGCACGTATGATACTTCTGCAGTTATAATATTGGGGAAAAAgcagccatatatatatatatatatatatatatatatatatatatatatatatatatatttcttaaaaGTCAAAGTAAAGAGACAATCAGATCGATaacacagacaaacagctgCAGGGCTCTACTGGGTGTAACGTCAAAGTGTGTCCTGTGGTTTGGAAGAGAGGAAGGGGTGTAATGCAACGTCAATGCAACAAGGCAGTGCAAAGCCAataatacatttacacaaatacaaatatgtgtTGGACACAGTCTATTACAAGTAGGCATACTTGGCTCAAAGTATTTATGAAAAGAATATATAGCAAATAAATAGATTTAAGCATGAATAAAATCAACCGATAAACTTAGGTCCTGTCAATCTGAATATCCTCAAAGAGCAAGTTTAGCCATTTTAATGGTAATGGTAATAATGGTTTAATGGTCTCATTACTAACTTACTATTAATAGATTTTCTCAGATaggttaaaaaggaaaaaccgCATGTTATTTAACACATCAAGGCTCACGGCAAATCAATTCATCTTAACTTCCTCTTGTTGCCTTTCCGTATCAGATCTTTGTGACCTCAGAAAATGAGATCTAAGTCTGCTGATTGATAAGAGAAGAACAATAACCCGCCAAAGAAGATACTACACTAAGCAATCTCTTGTGGGGCAACCGAGAGTAATGCCAGGGCTGTGCCAGTGTGATGCATCATTAACATATTTGACTAACTAAATGTAATTAACAAATTATGGGTAAGGGCACACCGATGAGCTACTTTTTTCTCGTATATTAAAAAGCATTGCTTGTATTATTCTGTGTTCTAATATGACCATTCAAAAAATAATCTCTAAAGGAGGACATTTGAATTACTATTATATTTACATTGACCTCCATCTGCCCTGAACGTGTAGCACCATGCTCCTGCAGTGACAGTAACTGGCCGctggggggcagcagaggcGCGTGGAGAGTTTCTGTGAAACGTAATCGCCGTTTCGCTCTTATTTTTTAAGTTGTTTACTCGCATGTGTGTTTAGAAGAGAAGCCAGTGAGAAAAGTGCTTCTGTAAACACAATTTCTCTATTACCAGTGAGTTTATGTTTCAgctctgtgtttatttctttttttctgagaaCACATCCTGACGTTCAGGAAACCCTCACCCCCTTCTAGACTTAAGAACAAACACTGATTGTAACTCGTATATTAAACACTTCATATCAACACATTCCTCTGCAGTAAAAGTGGGAAACGGCTGCTGGAGAATAATTGCTGCGTAATCGTAACAGCTGTTGGGATCTTTGCAGTTGGACACACTGCAAATTAAAGGACTCGGGAACTCACAAGAGACTAATAGTAAGAAGAATGGTGAAGATATTCTAACATCACACACTGGATGAAGCGTCTTTCATCAGGCGCTCGTGGCCTTGAGcgcatcaatttttttttttttaatccaaatccTGTTCACTAAAAATGTGAACGCTGAACATGATTAATGGAAGTGTTGCGTTCCACTTTGGACTAAAGATTTGTCAGACGTGCCTCGGCACCTTGAACCCGCCGACCTCCTGCCTTTTGGAGTGATGGATGGCTCGCTTCCTGGCCTCTGTCTAAGAAAAACCCAAAACATAATGTTCCTCAACGATAACTTATCGGAGAATTCCGCACTCGGGGACGGATTGTTGTGCAAGACGACTCTTGCGTAACAGCGATGACAAAACCCGAGGAAGCAGCGCGCACATCcactcacatgcacacgcacacgacCCCCAGAAGCCACCGAATTGGGCATCAACCGGAGAAAGTGGACTTTCAAGAAGGCTTTTCCTGAATGCAGTGACTCATTTCTACACCCAAAAGAGTGAAATAACGTCATTACAGTGCTGCCACTTTGGTGGAATCCACCCTCAGTAAAATGGTGGAATATTTTGTGAGGGattctctgtaaaaaaaaacgaacaacTTGAGGCATCTGAATAAATGAACCAATGGTCTCACGTTGTGGGTGTGGGTTTTAACGGGATGTAGAACTCACGGGCCTTGTGTTTCACCCGGAAGGAGGTCGAAAGACGCCACCGGAACCTGCTTTTAGCACGCAGGCATTTACACAGCGACAGCTGGCCCCAAATCAGTgtctttatttttcacattttgtccgACCTGCACCAAAGCTCAAACACCTTTCGTCGTGAATCGTTGGATTATATCTCCCACTTTCAGCGTACCTGTCTCATTAAATGCACTTCATGGTTTGACTGACTTGAGAAGGAGTTTGCATGAACCCGGGCGAGGAGTTAAAAATAATTCCTTGTTGAAATGTCGCCTGTGGCGAACAAATAGTTGTGAGATGAATAATgtctattttgttttgttgttgtggccTGTTCTCCCACCTTCTGTCACCATGGAGACGGGGATGCAATTAACAGGGCGGTGTCACCACtcgagcacgcacacacacacacacacacacacacacacacacacacacacacacacacacacacacacacacacacctgagttGTGAGTCACATGTGGATGTGTCAGGGTACTCTGCTGGAGTCTGAGCCAGCTTCATTCCGCCCCGGTGCATGATGGGAAGCCGGTGGGGGATCATGTCGCTGCTCTTGTGTCTCTGATTTCGTGGGTCATTTTGGACGGTTTATATATTCACAGCACATTTATTGTACgatttctgaaaaaataaacttcCTCATAcaacttttatattttattattattattaatcagaTGTTATTTCTACGATATTATGGTGTATTTATCATATTGATTTCTATAGCTTTTTTCAAATATATGTaattttatcatttaaatgCACATATTATTACAGAAATAAATCTTTTGGTTagggtatttatttttctactatAGAAActcagtgtctcctcagtgtctcctcagtgtctcctcaggttCCCCTGGGTAAAAAGGTGGAATCCTGATGCATAGCTTCCTCGTGTGTGAAaagcacgcacactcacacactcacagactcacacaggCGTCGATGTTTCACTGCCGACGGACGTCTTTATCACTGAACAACctgttcaaaataaacttccctCCTGAAGAGATAAGATACCAACCTGCTTCTCTGTGGATTCTTTTCTGGTCCGTTGCCGCTTGGGTGTCATTTTCTGCACAACTTCccggaaaaaataaaatgcccctatgaatagattttttttttgtcagctttttcctttttctgtttttggtttggtttgaggAGACATTTGCTGAAGTAACAACTCGCACTCACTATTTGTGTCAATCTAACTTGTACCATGTGTGCGAGTGCCTTTTAAGAAAAGTAAAAGTTCAATCAAGTTCAACACAACATTGCATTTCTCGCAAGACTCGTATGCGTCCAACAGAAACTTTACCTTCAGTATAGGGTGGAGGAagtgttttactgtgtgtgtgtgtgtgtgtgtgtgagggtcaAGGTGGCACAGACAGGAAATGCCAAACAAGAGCAGAACTTCCTGTGTGACACAGAGAGAGTGCCGCATCTTCCcagcatgtgcgtgtgtgtgtgcgtgtgtgtgcgtgtgtatgtgtgtgtgtgcgagtttgAGGGGTCTCACAGTCCAAGGGGGATGCTGCGATTTcctgtcacgcacacacacacacacacacatacacacacacacacacacgcacacaggcggTTAGATGATAGCTGTAATGTTGAATACGCCTTGCTGTGTTATTCTTTGTCAGTGACTCCTGAAAGCAACACGGGCCCCTCATGGGAACACAGGGGAATATTTAAAGGAGCgtttcacacactcacaaaaacaGTTAAAGCACAAGTGTCTCTTGTTTGACTTTCTGGAGCAGATAAAAAACCCTCCCCGACTCCGAGAGAAGATAAGCGTGAACCCCTTGAAGTTTCACAAGAAGAAActggcttctcctcctctgtgccaAACGGCATCTCCACCCAGCTTTCTTTTATTAGTCGGAATGCAACAcatgtttttgtaatttgtgGACTCCCCTTGAGATAAACTCCTAACATGAAGAGAAAACTTTTGACAGGGGTttttattgcttgttttttAGCTTTCTTTGTACACCTTCAAGGTTTTACACTGTGAATAAAGTCTCTGGGTGGCATCTTCCAGCAGAATAAAACACCATTCCCAGCTTAGATAACAATTTATGTCTTTTCTCATGAGCCCGAAAAATATGCATCTTTGATTGgtccaaacacaaacagaacaaaaagtagagtaaagtcatttttattacaCGTTTGGACTGTTAGTGTCGACAGAATAGCAGTTACAGATACAGCAATGCACCACCAccgtaaaacaaaaaaaaagaaaaagaaaaggaaaggaaaggaaagaacaCAACGCCAGTGTCTCGGCTTTGTGTGTTTACCGGAACACAAGAATTGTATGCTGCAACCTGTGATGAAAGCAACGCTGTGTATTTACTCTGTTGATGTGAGCGAGTGACGGCCTGCCTGTGATCGTGGAACGCAGAGCGTCTCATTGTGTAcggcacacagacgcacaaacacacacacacacacacacacacaggcatttaTGTTAAGTCGGTATTGTGGCTAAAAACTGGCATATCGAGATTGTAAATCCAATTACATTTATCACATGGCTACAATTTAGAAAACAGACAAACGGGAAAGGACCCATTTCTATTCACAATTGTGTTGATTAGTGTGTTGTCACTACAAAAGCAGCAGCCAGATGTGCTCCCCACCTCTCTTGGGTTAGCTAATAACTTCACAAGGTGATCAATAACTCAATTCATCCGTCTTCACTTCCCCACCCACTGAATTCTGACCCGCCGGCAATAGCAACAGATGATACACGtggtcacatgcacacaaacgggAGGTGAATGTCTGTAATTGCAATTGAAttttatctatatatctatgtgtgtgtgtgtgtgtgtgtgtgtgtgagtgtgcgtttgGTTTTTGTATCCTCCGGCGACCCGGTGACGAAAAGCCAGAGCGGTCAGCGGGAGGCCGACACCAACGCAGGATTTTAAGATGCCGTGGCGCTTTAGTGGTGAATATTGCAGTCAAATATACGCtttgattaaagattaaaaaaaatacagtaacaTTCAGCATGTTTATATCCCCATCTTCAGACCGATCAGATCTCTGTCTTCACATTATCCCGCCCTTTTTCTTCCAGTAGTTTGGACCAGGTTTCATTCCCCAGTCTtccagtgtttgtttgttttttgcttgtttttttttctttctacgaATGACCTCATCAGTTGTCCCGACGTCTCTTAACGACCGCTTCCAAATATCTCATTTGAATCCACAACTATTGTTCTTTGCTTTTTAATGACATGAAACTGAATGCGCGGAATACTTAACATTTGCCTCTTGAAGCTTGGAGAAAGCCTACAACGCTACAGGAACAACACTACTTCTAAGTCTACTTAcagggttggggagggggggggggggggcgaacgatcttacaatgtgacatttactCTGCCATTTTCCTCTTGGAGGGAGGAACCAGGTGCGCCGGCAGCTCCGACGGCAGCTCGTGTCCCTCCAGCTTGACTTTGATCAGGTGGTTGGCCAGCGCGAACTCCTCGTCGTCCAGCATCCCGTCCTTGTCGATGTCGGCCAGCTTCCAGATCTTCCCCAGCACCGTGTTGGGCAGCTTGGACTTGACCATCTCCCGCTTGGCGTTGGCGCCCGTCACCTTGGCGTTGACGGGGGACAGGGTGTAGAAGATCTCGTCGTAAGCCGGCTTGTCCCGGGCGACGACCCACTCGGCCTCGTCGATGCCCTCGCCGGCCCCCTCGCCGTAGCCGTGGCCGAACGGGCCGTCCAGCGTGCCGTCGAACGCGCCGCCCTTCACCACCGGGTTGGGCCGCTGGTTCTCCTCCTGGCGCACCAGCACCATCAGGCCGGCGATGTCGTGGGCCAGCATGTCGTCCACCGCCTCCAGGAGTTTGGGCTTCAGAGGCTGGAACTTGTTGAGGTCCTGAGAGTTCAGTTGGtcctgaaggagagagaggagagagagagaaagaagaaaaaaaaaaacgcgttcAGCTCTCGGCTTTTCCGACCCGTCCGTCCCTCTGAACCGCGCTCACCTgcatcttcttcaggttggGGAAGTCCCCCGGGGATATGAGGTGCTCCCGCTCGATGCGTTTGTAAATATCTCCAAGGCTGCCGATCAGctccttcttcttgttctcctTCCCGAACACGGAGGGCATCTCCTTCTTCAGCGCGCTGATGATGTAGGCGTGGACCTGCACCGTGAGAGTCAAACCTGGTTTACTCAACGGAAAAAGTTGGCCTCTTTGAagtttggttttaaaaaggtaaatatAGTCGATTAATATATGGTATATATAAGGGGTTCTTCCTGCATCCAGCTCAAAACATTCATGAATAACATCAACAAGTCAACCAGGACAAAGGATTTAAGAAAGCCACTGAGCCTCGTTGTAATGATCCTAGAAAACATCAAACTGACTCATTctactaaacacacacattgtgagCCACAGACTGTTGTGTAACACTCCTCTGACCCTATCAGTCAAACGGCATATAACCACAGAGAGAGCAAATACAATGGGGAAGCACATTTTTGCTAAGTTGCCGTGGTGATAGGTGTGTCGGTTTCACTTAATCCTCCTCGTGTCCTTGAAGCTCatcacaacacgcacacaagtacacaaacacacactatcaGCGGTCAAACAGGAAATCTGTGCTTAGCTCTGGGtttcataaatgtgtgtgtgtgtgtgtgtgtgtgtgcatcctttGCGTGTCCTCTAAGGAGCACCGGGCCCCGTTAACCTCTCAAACCCAACTTCCTGCGCgaggaggaaacaggaaacaatcCGCTCGGACTCGTCTGGCTCAATCGGTTCCGCGACAGCGACGGGCCCCTTTTGTCGAGGCCGAAAAGCTGAACGGGTCGAGCgaagcgagcgagcgagcgatgGGTGAAGAGTGaataggaaacacacacactgtgcttaaAATACACACGCTGGTCAGATCCGTTGAAGGTGTCCTTCCACCTGGCGGCCTCACCTTGGCGAGTCTCGCCCTCTTGATCAGGTCGTTGAGCTTTCGCAGCGCCGCGTTTCTCGGCAGGGACTGGATGTCCTTGAACAAGTCCTGCTCCTCCGCTTCGAACAGCTTCCTGTTGTCCGGAATCAACAGCGGGTGGGACCAGAAGGACCCGATGTAGACGCGGATCACCTGTTGGACGAGGTCAAAAGTCATCAAAGGGCTACAGAAGTCCTCTCCCGACCCTGCGAGTGTCTTTATTTGCCATAAACACCAGAAAAAGGAGGCGGAAAGCGTGTGCTCACTGTACCTCAGGAGTGTTGACTATTTTCCCCAGCGACCACATCAGGGCGCCGTACACTCTCATCAACTGCTGGGTCTCTATCTGGTCCGCCTTGTTCAGCACCaccctgaacaaaaaaaaccacaacaacaagagAGCAGTGAAGCGAGTGTCGAGAGCAGCTGTTCTTCTCACCTGGGTCgcgcagaacccccccccccccccgccgatcAGCGTACCTGATCTTGTCTTCGTGGTTCTTCAGCGCCTTTATCACCTCCGAGAACTCGTCGGAGATGTCCAGCTTGTGGGCGTCAAACAGCAGGATGATCCTATCCACCCGCTCGGCAAACCACTCCAGGACGGCGGCGAAGTCGTagcctgagaggggggggaggacgggacAGGAAGCGTCTTGGTTTTCCATTTTTCGAGGAACAGGTCACTGAGTTTGCGTGAAGACGCCACGTTTTAATTCCGTGAGCCGAGCAATGGGCAGCAGCTGTTGGTGTTGcaactttcccccccccgagttAGAAGCTGTCACAATGGCTTCAGGTCACAGAGGAGGCAACGCGAAGGACGCCCAGATTACAACACGCCGAAGAGAAAAGAACGGCTGTTTACAGACGCGAGGCGGATCTGCTTAACTGAGAAAAACAACGTTTTTACGGCCTCACTTGGCTCCCGATATTTTTGGCGTGAAGCGCCGTCGGAATGAACGGGGTTAATGCACgaaagaaacaaaatcaatgCTTCGGGTCTGTCGGCGGGAATCCATCATTGCCTCCTCTGACTTTCTCGTCCTATGGTCCAAGGACAGAGAGCGGAGACATTCCACAGGATATGAGAGGAGGACAAAGAACAAAAGGGGCGACGTGAAGGATTAGAGGGCGAAGGTTTGCACACCGCACTGAAACACACGCGCGAGAGATGCGGATTCAACGCATCAGGAGCTCGGAGAAGCTCGCTGTCAGTTGATAGCAAAAAGCTTCATGTTAATACAGTGAGTgttaatttcattaaaaaaaaaaacttttcaaagAAAGCTTACGAGTTGGACTCACAGGTGCATCCTCGCATGGAGGcgtcctcactgcagcaggcAAAGCTGCTGTTAGTATTAAATCatttctgtgtgtatttatttagatGTGTTTATTCTAAAAGGCTCTTCTACCGGAACACGTTGTGTTCAATAATTCCTCACTGGGGTGTGAGCAAAAGTTTGGCAGCTTAAGCACCAAgtgcttaaaaagaaaaaaatgggaattttgtttttgtcttcccgTCCCGctgagaggagacggaggacacTGTGGAGCTGTGGAGGGTTAAGAGAGAGATACCTTGATATTTGGAAATTTAGTGGATGGTTCTTCACGGGAAGCACTTCTCACGTGATGTGTGGAAAAACAAGACTGAGCTCCGCTCTCAATGAGTTGATTGTggggatttgtctttttttttcagcaaaatgGTCAACATGGATTAACCTGACAAAGGTGAGGGGAAAAATATGacctgattgaaaaaaaaaaaaaaagaattgtcacGTGAGAAAGAATGGCATCGAATGATCTGATTTTTATAtgtatgaaaatgttttaaatatattttaaggaaTATTGGGATAATATGAATATTTGGGTCTATGGATGGCactagaatatatatatatataaccacgTGAGAAGAGCCGGGTGAAGAACATGTAGCACTCCAtaaattcttcaaaatatcgATTTAATTAGCCTTTTTGTAGCTAGTTATTGCTCAGATTTATTATACCTCCATATTGACATCTATGTAGGCAGCTATAGCCCGACTCCACatctgcacacacgcacacatacaagaataaaataaagtgacatTGATGAAAACAATGCTTTGGAATAAAAGGTAATGATAACACCATGAGACACAATATACAgatgaaacatgaaaacaccACATGCACAAGAACTAAAGGatgggatgaaaagaaaaataaacacacacaaaagcgtcACCTCACACACTTAGACACACTCTTTCACCATTAAAAACACAGCTGTGCTGACTCAGCAGACGATAAGTTTGACCCccgttttccttttcttttttattacccAACAGACATCGGCAGGGTCGCGCCTCGCTGTACCGAAATTAAACTCCTCCTCGTATTGTGGatcaaaacatttacatttagatttaacatttagatttacaattagatttaacatttagatttacatttaacatttagatttacatttaacatttagatttacatttaacatttaacatttagatttacatttaacatttagatttacatttaacatttaacatttaacatttagatttacatttaacatttatatataacatttaacatttagatttagatttaacatttaacatttacatttaaatttaacatttatatataacatttacatttaacatttattatttaacaactttgtgttactgccaaacattgtacttggaaaacttgttgcatgtatttacatgattttgtctctaaatgtgaATATTGCcctaatttttttattcatttgataatccccaaaaaaagaaaaaaatggtgaaaatgcttttttgtagcatatacccccccccccccccccccctcccccaaactgTTCAGACTGCAGGTAaattttattaaaacacatgCAGTCGAGACCCGGTTATGAAGAAGTACAACTCCATTAATACTGCCACAACGGGTCCACTGTCACCGACACCAGCATCAGTGCGGATTCTTGCCTGCGCTCAATGATTAATGCGCCAccatcaacaccccccccccccccccagctgctaCAAGCAACCGGcgatgagagtgagagagagagagagaaaagtctaAGTTACAACCGTCTTTTTTCACTGCGGCTCTTTTGTTGCGGTTGGCACGGCGACAACGCCATTCAGCGCTGGGAACGCCGGTGGTGCCGGGACGCATCTCAGGGAAAGCACTGAGGAATTCTGGTAGGCCCCCTTGCACCACCCCCCCAAATCTAAAGATGTATGTATCTATTGTGAGTCCCTCTCAAATGTGCCGCACCGGTTGATGATTTcacaaactcaaactcaaacacacaaaccagcaAACATCCATcgtattttctgtttttaaaaacattggaAGCTCATCTTTGCGTTGACGCTTCCGGTCCTTTTGACGTGAAAAGCTTAAATGAACACTGGCAGCCAAAGAAAATGCCGACATGGTGGTTTAGAGGGCAGAGGGGGAATGGGTCCGGTGAACGAACGCTGACACACAGCCACactgtgtgagggagagacacacacacacacacacacacacacacacacatacatatatatatatatatatagatgaatAACCTCGACTGatcctctgtttctctcctgaCAGGATCCCCGGTGTGTCAATCACACTGATGCTTTCCAGCACCGGGTTTGGCAGCTGGGCACAAACAAAcctaaaaaggaggaggaggagagcagagttAAAGGAAACCAGACAGAAGTGTAAGATGGCTTTGACAACAAACATGGTCCCACGCcagacttctctctctctctctctctctctctctctctctctctctctctctctctccagctggaTAAACACTAGCAGGTTAGCGGCCGTCCTCACTGTGAACCCCCATAATCCCCACTGACGGTCCGCGTCTGTCCCGTCTAGTGTCGGGCCCTCGAGCAGAGTATAAACACTTTAGggcacttttttgggggggaaaaaggatgACTCTGCACAGATGACTATAGCtgtgtgtctctcacacacacacacacacacacacacacgaggacacccattaaaaaaatagaaaagaaaagcctgACC
Proteins encoded in this window:
- the LOC119195075 gene encoding C-C motif chemokine 4-like — encoded protein: MTFVMKHTHARTHTHSVKHTHTLTHTHSMIKVKVYERSGHKELPQENKTDGQDAETMTMTMKNPIALMTCTLLFSSLAVLAHQGSFGPDECCFAFISSRLRKDAVQSYRLTDERCSMEGVSFTLKNGVKVCADPSHRWVKSLIKAQERL
- the ehd3 gene encoding EH domain-containing protein 3; the protein is MFSWLGTDDRRKKDPEVFQTVSEGLKKLYKTKLLPLEEGYKFHEFHSPALEDADFDNKPMVLLVGQYSTGKTSFIRYLLEQDFPGMRIGPEPTTDSFIAVMHGDTEGVVPGNALVVDPKKPFRKLNAFGNAFLNRFVCAQLPNPVLESISVIDTPGILSGEKQRISRGYDFAAVLEWFAERVDRIILLFDAHKLDISDEFSEVIKALKNHEDKIRVVLNKADQIETQQLMRVYGALMWSLGKIVNTPEVIRVYIGSFWSHPLLIPDNRKLFEAEEQDLFKDIQSLPRNAALRKLNDLIKRARLAKVHAYIISALKKEMPSVFGKENKKKELIGSLGDIYKRIEREHLISPGDFPNLKKMQDQLNSQDLNKFQPLKPKLLEAVDDMLAHDIAGLMVLVRQEENQRPNPVVKGGAFDGTLDGPFGHGYGEGAGEGIDEAEWVVARDKPAYDEIFYTLSPVNAKVTGANAKREMVKSKLPNTVLGKIWKLADIDKDGMLDDEEFALANHLIKVKLEGHELPSELPAHLVPPSKRKMAE